A stretch of the Siniperca chuatsi isolate FFG_IHB_CAS linkage group LG24, ASM2008510v1, whole genome shotgun sequence genome encodes the following:
- the LOC122871915 gene encoding mitotic deacetylase-associated SANT domain protein-like translates to MSDLWPSSSSPPPPPPPIIHHSPLSQSSPFISSPPPLSSPSSPRSHGNPHAKVTSPHLCQLQVTSPHLQPQVTSPHLPHVTSAHFRLSQVNSPHLLSPPQHHLYNQNHDPGLDNPNWSRSEPASELSYLLKSYSYSYQNQTTAHLDPHLQNQFSNDVTDHRDELENTYRLPCNTHTLLDSGVYEQGDRPGPVQNTWRPLGPTLSQLQGSPLGSMSGEVALGRWSSVEFSSSSAEDYSSTQFFHDSCHDNNAPQPFCSPTTPGPSPHYPQTPTISSPGPQMHPREERPDFHAQASRQLNRNKTLSCCLHESDGYPMISDPGQHHPHQTSRHLLQSQSELNQDQTGLLDAAGISESRFSPQGRGRDVSGAAQPPGLLAGLSWREECGGGRRRGRGGVRRGGDSEPNWTWIKRPQPENSTETLDSRLLCTVCNRDFRSLPALNGHMRSHSGSRSAAWLKKGERSSPPVSMVMPVSVPVQSRGTTKACKGGQRRSSRLSPATGGAALYRSLLRQEEEEGVARGDGAASGGRDDEEAVVVGGDSGVHYTPPPMLCPLRAGPGLYCSLATGRQQRVQTVQLHATHNGLGDLVAVETASPPPGTLTTGINEPRINVGRGFQADIPPLRGRKYAHSDSHNALLLWAPWDELGRPINQQRVEALLAMARCSVVPGGGASPESALRVLLECRGDFLLTVEKLLSSPETSTSSRAAQPHPGVSWSAEERRLLVKSLQLHHKDFSRIQKAVRTKSLSQCVEFYYLWKKQLSLSTRTPAGLTVTLPDTNGQRSSRSHAAS, encoded by the exons ATGTCTGACTTGTGGCCATcttcctcgtctcctcctcctcctcctcctcccatcattCATCACTCGCCTCTGTCCCAGTCATCTCCTTTCATCTCTTcgcctcctcccctctcctccccctcgtCACCCAGGAGCCATGGAAACCCTCATGCCAAG gtaACCTCCCCTCACCTGTGTCAGCTCCAGGTAACCTCCCCTCACCTCCAGCCTCAAGTGACCTCCCCTCACCTCCCACATGTTACCTCCGCTCACTTTCGTCTTTCCCAG GTAAACTccccccacctcctctcccCGCCCCAGCACCACCTCTACAACCAAAATCATGATCCAGGTTTAGATAATCCAAATTGGAGCAGATCTGAACCAGCTTCTGAACTTTCCTACCTGCTCAAGAGCTACAGTTACTCCTACCAG AACCAGACCACAGCCCACCTGGATCCCCATCTCCAGAACCAGTTCAGTAATGATGTGACTGACCACAGAGATGAACTGGAGAACACATACAGACTGCCctgtaacactcacacactccttGACAGTGGCGTGTACGAACAGGGTGACAGGCCTGGTCCAGTTCAGAACACCTGGAGGCCTCTGGGGCCAACTCTGTCCCAGCTGCAGGGCTCTCCTCTGGGCTCCATGTCTGGAGAAGTCGCCCTGGGGAGATGGAGCTCTGTGGAGTTCAGCTCATCATCTGCTGAAGACTACTCCAGCACCCAGTTTTTCCACGACAGCTGCCATGACAACAACGCCCCCCAGCCATTCTGTAGCCCCACCACCCCTGGTCCGAGTCCTCATTACCCACAAACCCCAACTATCTCCAGCCCCGGCCCTCAAATGCATCCCAGGGAAGAGAGACCGGATTTTCACGCACAAGCATCCAGACAGctgaacagaaataaaaccCTCAGCTGCTGTCTACACGAGTCTGACGGCTACCCTATGATCTCTGACCCCGGTCAGCACCACCCGCATCAGACAAGCCGACACCTCCTCCAGAGCCAAAGTGAGCTGAACCAGGACCAGACGGGCCTCCTCGACGCCGCTGGGATCTCGGAGAGCCGTTTCTCTCCACAGGGAAGAGGCCGGGACGTCAGCGGCGCTGCCCAGCCTCCGGGCCTCCTTGCTGGGCTGAGCTGGAGAGAGGAGTgcggaggaggaagaagaagaggacgaggaggagtaagaagaggaggagatagTGAACCGAACTGGACCTGG ATTAAACGGCCGCAACCTGAGAACAGCACCGAGACTCTCGACAGCAG GCTGCTGTGTACGGTGTGCAACCGGGACTTCAGGAGTCTGCCGGCGTTGAACGGACACATGCGCTCGCACAGCGGCTCCAGATCAGCTGCGTGGCTGAAAaag GGTGAGCGCTCCTCCCCGCCGGTCTCCATGGTGATGCCCGTCTCCGTGCCCGTCCAATCCAGAGGCACGACCAAGGCGTGCAAGGGGGGACAGAGGAGAAGCAGTCGTCTCTCTCCAGCCACCGGAGGCGCTGCGCTCTACCGCAGCCTGCTACgccaagaggaagaggaaggggtTGCTAGGGGCGACGGCGCAGCAAGCGGTGGACGTGATGATGAGGAAGCTGTGGTTGTCGGGGGTGACAGCGGTGTACATTACACCCCCCCGCCCATGCTGTGTCCCCTCAGGGCGGGGCCTGGGTTGTACTGCTCCCTCGCCACCGGGAGGCAGCAGAGGGTGCAGACTGTGCAGCTTCACGCCACACACA ATGGACTCGGTGATCTCGTTGCCGTGGAGacagcctctcctcctcctggaaCACTAACGACAGGAATCAATGAGCC GCGGATCAATGTGGGGCGGGGCTTCCAGGCTGACATCCCACCTCTGCGGGGCCGAAAATATGCCCACTCCGactcccacaatgcactgctgCTGTGGGCGCCGTGGGACGAGCTGGGGCGTCCCATCAATCAGCAGAGAG TTGAAGCTCTGTTGGCGATGGCTCGCTGCAGCGTGGTGCCAGGGGGCGGAGCCAGCCCAGAGTCGGCCCTCCGCGTCCTATTGGAGTGCAGAGGAGACTTCCTG CTGACGGTGGAGAAGCTGCTGTCATCTCCGGAAACCTCCACCAGCAGCCGCGCCGCTCAGCCGCATCCAG GCGTCAGCTGGAGCGCAGAGGAGCGGAGGTTGCTGGTTAAATCGCTGCAGCTCCACCACAAAGACTTCAGCAGAATCCAGAAAGCC GTTCGGACGAAGTCCCTGTCTCAGTGCGTGGAGTTTTATTATCTGTGGAAGAAGCAGCTGAGTCTGAGCACGAGGACCCCGGCTGGGCTGACCGTCACGCTGCCCGACACAAAC GGTCAAAGGTCGTCAAGATCTCACGCCGCGTCATGA
- the LOC122871941 gene encoding solute carrier family 22 member 6 isoform X1: MKKLDLREVMSPLQLSVYWRLSLVFVFTSFLFFLDIFTDAIVAASCRHGNGTGAAGNQSRPGEVSEREADWRTEGGNRDSVCGWTDWLSYGQTLYMVGLLLGSLFGGAISDRYGKRPVLLVFVFVHAVCGLVPAIHPQALLFLAVRCLTGVCCCCINICSFSLAVEWTPPAARLWPPAFLPFCFSLGTMGGAPLAWLSPTWRHLHLSLALPQLVCLPLYLSIPESPRWLLLKRRTDVLDRYRSNSPADKQCLDLLLDSDWSDLQKATEAQKEQPPEGHAPSDIIHLRHPTVLLRLFIMSYLSAASALTYFGICMNIGSFGVGVYSAQFFSGLSEAPCLLVPLARLGRRPISMLALFLSGAACFLSLLLSRYNGEPVLVMSLALLGKLCILAAIFISILYSIELFPTVVRQRCVSLVNLCFRLGSLVNSLVPHNPNGAISLAAMVVYSSGPIIGCGLCLLLPETSGVPLPDSVEDCDRQPRPRPPSMGALWRTRKLVSGQTTNAEILPAEKDDTHTGLI; the protein is encoded by the exons atgaaaaaacttGACCTGAGAGAGGTAATGTCTCCGCTGCAGCTGTCCGTCTACTGGCGTCTGTCCCTCGTCTTCGTCttcacctctttcctcttctttctcgaCATTTTCACGGACGCCATCGTCGCGGCCTCTTGTCGCCACGGCAACGGCACCGGCGCGGCGGGCAACCAATCACGGCCCGGGGAAGTTTCGGAGCGCGAAGCCGATTGGAGGACGGAGGGCGGGAACCGAGAT tcAGTGTGTGGTTGGACAGACTGGTTGTCCTACGGTCAGACTCTCTACATGGTCGGCCTGCTGCTGGGGTCTCTGTTCGGAGGAGCGATATCCGACCG GTACGGGAAGCGTCCGGTGCTGCTGGTGTTTGTGTTCGTGCACGCCGTGTGTGGCCTCGTGCCCGCCATCCATCCTCAGGCGCTTCTCTTCCTCGCTGTTCGCTGCCTGACGGgcgtctgctgctgctgcatcaaCATCTGCTCCTTCAGCCTGg cgGTGGAGTGGACCCCCCCCGCCGCTCGGCTCTGGCCGCCGGCCTTCCTGCCGTTCTGCTTCAGCCTGGGGACGATGGGTGGAGCTCCGCTGGCCTGGCTCAGCCCCACCTGGAGACACCTGCACCTGTCGCTGGCTCTGCCTCAGCTCGTCTGTCTGCCGCTCTACCT CTCGATCCCTGAGTCTCCTCGCTGGCTGCTGTTAAAAAGGAGGACGGATGTTCTGGACCGTTACCGTAGCAACAGCCCGGCGGATAAACAGTGTCTGGACCTG ctgttggACTCGGACTGGTCTGACTTGCAGAAAGCCACCGAGGCTCAGAAGGAGCAGCCTCCTGAAGGCCACGCCCCCAGTGACATCATCCACCTGAGACACCCGACCGTCCTGCTGCGGCTGTTTATCATGAGCTACCTGAG TGCAGCGTCAGCGCTGACGTACTTCGGCATCTGTATGAACATCGGCTCGTTTGGCGTTGGCGTCTACTCTGCCCAGTTCTTCTCCGGCCTATCAGAGGCTCCCTGCCTGCTCGTCCCATTGGCTCGCCTGGGACGCCGGCCAATCAGCATGCTCGCTCTGTTCCTGAGCGGAGCGGCCTGCTTCCTGTCGTTACTGCTGTCCAGATACAACG GTGAGCCTGTGTTGGTGATGAGTCTGGCTCTGCTGGGGAAACTCTGCATCCTGGCTGCCATCTTCATCTCCATACTGTACAGCATTGAGCTGTTCCCCACTGTGGTCAG ACAGCGGTGTGTGTCCCTGGTCAACTTGTGTTTCCGGCTCGGTTCTCTGGTCAACTCCCTCGTCCCCCACAACCCAAATGGAGCGATCTCATTGGCTGCCATGGTTGTGTACAGCAGTGGACCAATCATAGGCTGCGGTCTGTGCCTGCTGCTGCCGGAGACCAGCGGCGTCCCACTTCCTGATTCGGTGGAGGACTGTGACAGGCAGCCTCGGCCCCGCCCACCCAGCATGGGCGCCCTCTGGAGGACacg gaagCTGGTGAGCGGTCAAACCACGAACGCAGAGATCCTCCCTGCAGAGAaagacgacacacacacaggactgatatga
- the LOC122871941 gene encoding solute carrier family 22 member 13 isoform X2 — MVGLLLGSLFGGAISDRYGKRPVLLVFVFVHAVCGLVPAIHPQALLFLAVRCLTGVCCCCINICSFSLAVEWTPPAARLWPPAFLPFCFSLGTMGGAPLAWLSPTWRHLHLSLALPQLVCLPLYLSIPESPRWLLLKRRTDVLDRYRSNSPADKQCLDLLLDSDWSDLQKATEAQKEQPPEGHAPSDIIHLRHPTVLLRLFIMSYLSAASALTYFGICMNIGSFGVGVYSAQFFSGLSEAPCLLVPLARLGRRPISMLALFLSGAACFLSLLLSRYNGEPVLVMSLALLGKLCILAAIFISILYSIELFPTVVRQRCVSLVNLCFRLGSLVNSLVPHNPNGAISLAAMVVYSSGPIIGCGLCLLLPETSGVPLPDSVEDCDRQPRPRPPSMGALWRTRKLVSGQTTNAEILPAEKDDTHTGLI, encoded by the exons ATGGTCGGCCTGCTGCTGGGGTCTCTGTTCGGAGGAGCGATATCCGACCG GTACGGGAAGCGTCCGGTGCTGCTGGTGTTTGTGTTCGTGCACGCCGTGTGTGGCCTCGTGCCCGCCATCCATCCTCAGGCGCTTCTCTTCCTCGCTGTTCGCTGCCTGACGGgcgtctgctgctgctgcatcaaCATCTGCTCCTTCAGCCTGg cgGTGGAGTGGACCCCCCCCGCCGCTCGGCTCTGGCCGCCGGCCTTCCTGCCGTTCTGCTTCAGCCTGGGGACGATGGGTGGAGCTCCGCTGGCCTGGCTCAGCCCCACCTGGAGACACCTGCACCTGTCGCTGGCTCTGCCTCAGCTCGTCTGTCTGCCGCTCTACCT CTCGATCCCTGAGTCTCCTCGCTGGCTGCTGTTAAAAAGGAGGACGGATGTTCTGGACCGTTACCGTAGCAACAGCCCGGCGGATAAACAGTGTCTGGACCTG ctgttggACTCGGACTGGTCTGACTTGCAGAAAGCCACCGAGGCTCAGAAGGAGCAGCCTCCTGAAGGCCACGCCCCCAGTGACATCATCCACCTGAGACACCCGACCGTCCTGCTGCGGCTGTTTATCATGAGCTACCTGAG TGCAGCGTCAGCGCTGACGTACTTCGGCATCTGTATGAACATCGGCTCGTTTGGCGTTGGCGTCTACTCTGCCCAGTTCTTCTCCGGCCTATCAGAGGCTCCCTGCCTGCTCGTCCCATTGGCTCGCCTGGGACGCCGGCCAATCAGCATGCTCGCTCTGTTCCTGAGCGGAGCGGCCTGCTTCCTGTCGTTACTGCTGTCCAGATACAACG GTGAGCCTGTGTTGGTGATGAGTCTGGCTCTGCTGGGGAAACTCTGCATCCTGGCTGCCATCTTCATCTCCATACTGTACAGCATTGAGCTGTTCCCCACTGTGGTCAG ACAGCGGTGTGTGTCCCTGGTCAACTTGTGTTTCCGGCTCGGTTCTCTGGTCAACTCCCTCGTCCCCCACAACCCAAATGGAGCGATCTCATTGGCTGCCATGGTTGTGTACAGCAGTGGACCAATCATAGGCTGCGGTCTGTGCCTGCTGCTGCCGGAGACCAGCGGCGTCCCACTTCCTGATTCGGTGGAGGACTGTGACAGGCAGCCTCGGCCCCGCCCACCCAGCATGGGCGCCCTCTGGAGGACacg gaagCTGGTGAGCGGTCAAACCACGAACGCAGAGATCCTCCCTGCAGAGAaagacgacacacacacaggactgatatga
- the lg24h1orf115 gene encoding uncharacterized protein C1orf115 homolog yields the protein MGAQEEEEDAAPSAGKKQQKTSKEVFFSVLPDKYEPLIEEAEEERGETPEERRKRKEEKKRRKKKKYKKYRKNVRKALCFGWRCLMAGLQSMASAYSTPLSAASTLVPDVRRSTGSKA from the exons ATGGGAGcgcaggaagaggaggaggacgcgGCTCCTTCGGCGGGGAAGAAGCAACAGAAAACCTCCAAGGAGGTGTTTTTCTCCGTCCTGCCGGATAAATACGAACCTCTGATCGAagaggcggaggaggagagaggggagacgccggaggagaggaggaagaggaaggaggagaagaagaggaggaagaagaagaagtacaAGAAGTACAGGAAG AACGTCAGGAAGGCGCTGTGTTTCGGCTGGCGCTGTCTGATGGCCGGCTTGCAGAGCATGGCCTCTGCCTATTCCACACCGCTCTCCGCTGCGTCCACGCTGGTGCCGGACGTTCGCCGATCCACCGGCAGCAAGGCATGA